The DNA window ACGCTATGTGGTGGTAACCCTTCTATTTTTGCTTCGCGCGAACAACGTTTGCCAACCGAAATTCTAACGAGGCCACCCACCCTTACCAAGCAACAACCACGACAGTGCCCGAGGCAGGGCTGCTCAGTGTTCCTTAAAGATTTATACCACACCCATGCCACCCAGGGGACGTACTACCATATATCAGTTACATTTAGGTTAGGTTCCTATATTAATGGCATGTTCCCAGTTCAATCCCAGTTACTATATTAATGGCATGGCTCGCACTCTGCAAAGTACATGTTGGAGGGAGGTGGTCAGCATGAAGGCAGTGCAGTATGTACTAACTCTCGGTACAACAAGTACTCCTCGTGTTTTAGATGCTGATGACTTAGATGTAGATCGTGTTTAGATGTTAATGTTGGATTTTCTCCGCCAGAGACAAAAGCAAAAATTAAAACACAAGTAACGTTGGTTAAGGTATAGCTAGGTGTATGTGGAATGGGTCATGAAGAATAAGAGGGTGTTGACGAGGCTACAGGATTATAAACTCTACTTGCATGACTCTATCAACAGCGAGTTGCGAAAAAGGCGCTGGCTAGATGCGGGTTGCCCGGGGCAACTGCAGCGACACTCCCAAAGTGATCCTTCAAGGAATCCTTTCCCAAATTTCTTGGAATCAACGGACCGCTCGCAGGCTGGTGCCACACTGACACAGCTGTGGAACATCTATTTTGGAGATGGATATAGTACACGTATACGTTGccttggggagtttcatctgcCTCGAAACCTAGCACTATTTCTTCGTGGTACGCTCATGGGAATTCTCCGAACAGCTCAGATCGGAACATCTCCAGTTCTGGAAAACCTAACGAACGCCAAGCCAGTGTCCGTTGTGCACATTTTTCTGCATATTCGCATTGGTCAATCACTTCTATATTCTATTGGTCATTTACGTCGTGACACCCCAGCCTCGCCCAAACATAGTTGCGGGCTCCGTCACCGACAAAGAATAAGAGTTGAAAAAATCTGCTTCTGAAGCACCAAACCAGAAACCAGATGCTGCATGAAAACGAGAATGTGTATGTACACCTTGTCTGAGATCTTACTTCGTCAGGCACCCCATCTTGTCAGCACCATTTCGCTCTTGTCGACATAATTTGTGGAGTAGAACATGCGATTCTTGGAACCGAGAAACACTGCTCCTGTACACAGTATGCCAGTACCATTGCATATAATCAAAAATACAAAGAGCGgaagtgagcaaaaaaaaaattcccggtTTCACTCTTTTCACGGTCCGCACAGATGGTGCATGCTTGCAGCACTGGGATATACAGTACAAGACAGGTAACATGATGGTGTAGACATATTGAAGCAATTTAATGCGGGACACCAAACTAACAGCATGCTCACAGGTGGCTGTACAGACGCCGCCGTGTGGCAGCGCAACCTCACCCTGACATACCTGCTAttataggtttttttttttcgattcagatttttcattaaaaaaactaagggctatagacatccagATTTCACTACCATCATCTTTGGGTAGGCAGAAgatcttggccatctgttgttCAACCGTCGAAatactaattacctaaaaatcgttagtcaactttttaattacaaaggcTACGAAGCTGCCCCAACGATAACATCTCTTCcattcggtcacctgatatcacCGCCGTTTCCCGAACggaaatccgttcgatagattctccgaaaaaaattcgtgaaggaagaccattttttctttactttgttCATTGGCGGATATTCGGatacgcgtctttccttcacccccaatgtgagagggtgaaagggcACACTATCGCCACTTGCATCCTCAAAAAAAGATTAaagggaaacagaaaatgcaacccaagataagggagttccgatagcgtcacccgatataTTTGTTTTTGGTTTGTTTCCGCCAAGAAAGCTCATCTTTGACGCCCATGAggtggcactgtgctccttcaccttctcacactgggggtgaaggaaagacgcgtctcagaaggtgcgcaatgaacaaattaaagaaaaaaaaacggtgttcctttacgaattttggaaaattgggacaacttcgtagctttcataattaaaaagttaacgatttttaggtaattggtCATTCAACGGCTGAGCAACATATGGCTAAGAACGTCCACCGGCCCAGAGAcgacagaagtgaaaacaggatgtctatagcctttagttttttttaatgaaaactgtattgaaaaaaaaagaaaaaagacaccctgtctATACGATCCAACAACTTGCAACTAAATATTGTGTGCATGCGAAAGTGCTTCACACACAGCACAAACAGTTCTCCTCCTTCCCTCTCAAGTGATCCAGATGTTGAAGTAGCTGAATCCCATCTATGATGAATTATACCCCCATCGGCAACAAAAACATCATGCACTTTCGAGGTCAACAACAGGGGAAGTGTGCTGATATGCCGTCAGGTAGTGAAGCATAGCCACCCAGGGCCATCGTCTTTCGCAAGTTTTGATCTCTCGTACCCCTACACGAGCGTCTCTCAATGATCACTATATAGTGATGTCATTAACAAATTGTAATGCATTCCAGAACAGATGATCGCGACCGAAAAGGTAATTCTCAGGATTTTAGTTAAAAGTTGTTACATTTTGCAAAATTACTCTTTTATTTCAATGGTTTAGCAAAGTGAGGCCATAAAATAAGTAAAAAAGGTGTGTCTGTCACAGGGATAATGAAAAGGGAACAGGAATTTTGCTCGTGGAAATAAAGGATATAAAGCTGGGTTGGCATTTCACACCTGTGTGATGTCCTTTCCATGTTTGTTCCTTGGCACTGGGTACGGTGTTTGAGATTTCACATCCATCACCACCCAATCCAGCACCAATTCAACTCCCATCAACCTCCGTCTGTTCATGTGCTCGAGTCTCAAGTGAAACATCCAAAGAGAAGAATCAGgagaagcaaacaaaagaaaataagaTACGCTGGGCATACAGATAGAATCTCTACAGCCTTTCCCCCCTGCGCCATGCCATGTGCTCCTTTAGGTCGAAAGGTTTAAGGACATGCAACAGAACAGACACTTGGATGCTTTCTCTCTTTCATGTGGTCGTGTTGACTGCAGTTGTACAGCTTCTATCCAAGTGTGTCATGCCTACTTATGAAGCCACACGTCCATGCTCTGCTGGTCCTctggcttgtgtgtgtatgtgtgtgctgtggttgaactctgcaggacagaggctCCACCTCTTCACACCCATATAAGTCCACCTATGGTATCACTGGGCGTCTGTGCTCTGGTTCAAGTTCGCAAGACAGAATGctcttgtatggcttctcgacCATGTGTGTCCACTTGTATTGCCCCAGGTCTGGACTGTGGCTAAATTCTGTCGGACAGCGATCGCACTAGCAGTGCACCTCGCTAATATGTGTCTGCTTGTGACACCGCAATTTCGTGCTGCcggtgaactctgcaggacagaggtcgcacttatAGGGCTCCTCGCCagtgtgttttcgcttgtgataCCGCAGCTTCGTGCTCTcgatgaactctgcaggacagagatcacacttgtagggcttctcgccCATGTGTATCCGCCTGTGGCGTGATAGGTTTCCGCTACtgctgaactctgcagtacagagATCGCACCTATggggcttctctcccgtgtgtgtccgcttgtgactcAATAGGATCGAGCTACGGCTAAACTCTGCTGTACAGATGTCACACTTAtagggcttctcgcctgtgtgttttcgcttgtgataTGACAGACTCGTAATGTGgttgaactccgcagggcagacattgcacttgtatggcttctctcccgtgtgtgttcgCCTGTGGCACTGTAGGCCCGTCTTGTTGCCGAACTGCAGGACACAGGTCGCACTTATGGGGCTTGTTGCCCATGTGCGTCCACTTGTGGCGCAACAGGCTTGAGCTACGGCTGAACGCTGCAATGCAGACGTCACACTTatatggcttctctcccgtgtgtgatCTCCTGTGACACTGCAGGGTGTCCCTCTTCTTAAACTCTGcgggacaaagatcgcacttatTGGGCTTCACATCTCTGTGCGTCCCCCTGTGGTCATAGAGGCTAGAGCTAAGGCTGAATTCTGCAGAACAGAGGTCACACTTATAGGGCTTCTCGCCTGTATGTCTTTGCTTGTGACATTTCAGGATTGTGCTATGCCCAAACTGtgcaggacagaggttgcacttgtatggcctctgACTCGTGTGTGTTCTCTTGTGATCATGCAGCTTCTCACTgttgctgaactctgcagggcacaGATTGCATTTGTAACGTTTCACGCTTGTGTGCTTTCTTTTGTGACGGCACAGGCTCGTGTAATGGccgaactctgcaggacagagatcacacctGTAGCGCTTCTTGCCcatgtgtgtctgcttgtgatgCCGCAGGCACATAGTGTGGCTGGACTCTGCAGGGGTGAGATTGCACTTGGATGCGCTCGATGCGCATGCAAATGCACATATCTTGGATTTGTGCAAGCTTACTCCCATGGAATGTTTTGCATGGACTTGCAGAGTTGATGCATGACTGATTGCCGCGGAGCACATGTCAGAGGTAAATGTCTTTGTTTTGTGAGGTTTGAGATCATCTTCCAAGAGCCCAGTGTCAATGCATGTAGCCAAACCAACACTGCACTTATAAAGCCTGTCTTTCTCATGTCCGAACGTCGATGACTTGCCCGCCACTTGGGTCTCGCTCTGGTCTGAAGATTGCTCTGTGGGTCGACCGTCAAGAGTGACTAGTGCAACGTTTTCGAACAGCGGTTCAACTGTTGTTGTGCTGGTCTCAAACTGTGCACTGGAAGAGGTCCAACCTGAAGATGCGTGATCGCAACTGCTTCTGAGCTCGTCCTTAATGTGAAGCCCACCACTGCTTTCTTTCGCTCCTGAAATTTCAGAATGTGGACTTTGAGAGCGCGGACAGTTTTTGTAGTTGACTGACGTAAGCATagagtttgctcacagaactaAGGCACAATATTGCACAAAAATATAGAGCGATATCAGAGGCCACATTATTTACGAGAGAGCGAAACCAAACAGTCATCTACCATTCATCCCACCCTCTCCCAGCAACGAACGGCAGCATCGTCAAAAATTTGTCTTTCTTGCATTGTGGGGACCCAGTTTTTACACTCCGTCAGCTGAGCACCAAGACTTAGCCCAAATGTGTGATTTTTGAGTGGGTGGTCAATCGCTGCTGTATGCCGGCAACAGTTAGGCTGCCTGTGAGCATGGTTTGAAATGGGGTTTCACTTCCCCTATTTGCAGGTTTGATgctaggtggtggtggtagttaCCTTGCTGCTATGCCTCATGCAAAATAACGTTTGCCGACAGAAATTCTGACGAGGCCATCCACccttaacaaacaaacaatacgCACGAGAGTGCCCAAGGCAGGGCTCCCTCGGGATCCTTTAAAAATTTATTCAATATCTCATGCCACACAAGGGGCATTTACCTACCGCTATACATCAGTAACGCTCCTATAGCAATGTACACGCTCAAGGAAGGCAGTCAACATGAAGGCAGTGCAGCATCTAATATTTCTCAGCATAAAAGGTGCACCTTGTGTTTTAGATGTTAATAAAAACACGTTGATCAACGTGTCCACCTCTCCATCAGAGACATTTCCTCCGCCAGGGACAAACAAAAATTTGCACACTGGCACTTGATGTATGTGGAATGGGTCACGATGGTTGAGTGGGTGTTGAGGAAAAACAATAGGTTTATTGACTTCACTTGCATGACTATCTAGAGTGAGTTGCGGGAAATGGAGAGAATTGCGGAGATGCAGGCTGCCCGGGACAACAGCAGTGTCACTCCCAAATTTTTCATCAAAGGAATCACTGAATCACTGCTGCGCGTACATGTATGCtatggctgaactctgcaggacagaggttgcaCCACTGAACATC is part of the Ornithodoros turicata isolate Travis unplaced genomic scaffold, ASM3712646v1 ctg00001066.1, whole genome shotgun sequence genome and encodes:
- the LOC135376249 gene encoding zinc finger protein 62-like, translating into MFGTSSSSPLDFQPREMELSLKFGGQLTKVKLEPLDASLPELGQQQECNDSSSGDNNYGATRGMIQIKEEPREESSDEHQIIEVKTEPYNTAILDQVGHSHDSTSEGAKESSGGLHIKDELRSSCDHASSGWTSSSAQFETSTTTVEPLFENVALVTLDGRPTEQSSDQSETQVAGKSSTFGHEKDRLYKCSVGLATCIDTGLLEDDLKPHKTKTFTSDMCSAAISHASTLQVHAKHSMGVSLHKSKICAFACASSASKCNLTPAESSHTMCLRHHKQTHMGKKRYRCDLCPAEFGHYTSLCRHKRKHTSVKRYKCNLCPAEFSNSEKLHDHKRTHTSQRPYKCNLCPAQFGHSTILKCHKQRHTGEKPYKCDLCSAEFSLSSSLYDHRGTHRDVKPNKCDLCPAEFKKRDTLQCHRRSHTGEKPYKCDVCIAAFSRSSSLLRHKWTHMGNKPHKCDLCPAVRQQDGPTVPQANTHGREAIQVQCLPCGVQPHYESVISQAKTHRREAL
- the LOC135376243 gene encoding zinc finger protein 239-like produces the protein MGEKPYKCDLCPAEFIESTKLRYHKRKHTGEEPYKCDLCPAEFTGSTKLRCHKQTHISEEQKKAAVGFTSRTSSEAPAITHLQVSPLQVHSSRSTGLGGSVGSVFAF